The nucleotide sequence CATCTTTACGTGAAATTTCCGACGGCCCCTTACCTTCTTCGTGGATTAGCGGTCTCACCCCTGCCCATGCCGATTCGATTTTATCTTCTGTCAGCTGCAGTTGCGGGAACATATAGTGAATCGCATCCATAATATATTGTCGATCCTCTTTTGTTACCTTAATGTCTGCAGGATCGCCTTCATAAAATGTATCTGTTGTTCCTACGTATGCTTTGCCATCTCTTGGTATCGCAAAAATCATACGTCCATCTTTTTCGGTATCAAAATAGATCGCCTGCTGCAGCGGGAAATCATCCTCGTCGAAAACGAGATGCACACCTTTTGATAAAATAAGATGTTTGTTATTAAGTTCCCCATCTAATTTGCGCACATCATCAACCCATGGACCTGCCGCATTGACGACTTTCTTTGCTCTAATTTCATATTGTTCCCCAGTAAGCTGATCTTCCACAGTTACTTTAGAAAAGGCCACGTTATTCGCTTCAATACCGACAACTTTCAAGTGATTCATTGCGATTGCCCCGTTGGCAACAGCCGCCTTCATTACTTCGATTGTCAGCCGCGCATCGTCCGTACGGTATTCTACATAAACGCCGCCTCCGAGCAGACCGTCCTTTTTAATTAGCGGTTCACGGGCAATCGTTTCATCTGCAGAAAGCATAAAACGTCTTTCGCCCTTTTTGACATTCGCTAATATGTCATATACTTTCAATCCAAGCGCTGTCGAAAACGAACCAAATGTCCCTCCTTTATGGAAGGGAAGCAACATCCATACAGGTGTTGTTACATGTGGTCCGTTTTCATAAACAATTGCCCGCTCCCGGCCAAGCTCGGCAACCTCTTTTATTTCGAATTGTTTTAAGTAGCGCAGGCCGCCGTGCACAAGTTTTGTCGATCGGCTACTTGTTCCTTCCGCAAAGTCCTGCATTTCTGCCAACCCTACTTTTAACCCTCGTGTAGCGGCATCAAGTGCAATTCCCGCACCTGTAATTCCCCCACCAATAACAAACAGATCAAAGGTGTCTTCTATCAATGTTTTTTTCAGTCGCTCTCTTGCATTTGCAGAAAAGTTTCCCATACCGTTTTCCTCCTTACCAAATGAAGCTTTAAATCTATACCCTATTTTCGCCTTGTTCATATCCTAAAATTCACAAAAATATGAAAAAACATTTTAAATTAAAGCTTTTGCTCTTGAGAGAACGAAATAAAAACCACCAGTTGAACTGGTGGTTTTCTCTGCGCGTGAAACGCTGGGTTACTGGCCCACGTCTAAAGACGCTCTGAAAGGTCTGCCAACCGCACTACGTTTCCGACTACCGCTAAAGCGGTGTACTTATTTTTTTCTTCGATTTAGTTCTTCCCCTGTGAATGGGTCAATAAATTCTTTCATTGTCATCTGATCTTCCAGCAGATCTTCCTGCAATTGATTTTTTATATATTCTTGAATGACTTTTCTGTTTCGCCCTACTGTATCCACATAATATCCTCGACACCAAAATTTTCGGTTGCCATATTTATATTTCAAATTTGCATGTCGATCGAATATCATCAAACTGCTTTTCCCTTTAAGATAACCCACAAACGCAGATACACTAAGCTTCGGTGGAATACTCACTAACATATGTATATGATCGGGACACGCTGTAGCTTCAATAATCTCTACGCCTTTTCTTTCACACAGTTGACGTAATATTTTACCGATATCTGCTTTTATTTTCCCATAGATCATTCTTCTTCTGTATTTTGGCGCAAACACGATGTGATACTTACAATTCCATGTTGTATGTGCTAAACTTTTATTATCCAATATTGGAGCTCCTTTCGTACGTAATCGGTTGACCAGACCTGATTTTATTGTACGACTGGAGTATTTTTTTTGTCCATAGCTAAAAGCTTTTTAGAACCCCCCGCATAGCAGGGGGTTTTCGTTTCCATAAAAAAAAACCGAGCCTCAATTAATTGAGCTCGGTTCATGTTTATACGATTATTCTGCGTCTTTTGAAGTTTCGAACTGGATCCCTGTAATGTGGATGTTCACTTCGCTTGTTTCGATGGCTGTCATATTTAAAATGGCTTGACGAATCGTTGTTTGCACTTCTTTCGCCACTTTTGGAATGGCATAACCATATTTTACAGTGCAGAATACATCAATGACAATATTGCCTTCTTCAGACATTGCTGACTTGATGCCTTTCGAATGGACTTTTTTACCGAAACGCTCAGCAACACCTGATGCGAAATTTCCGCGTGTCGCTGCGATTCCTTCCACTTCTGTTGCAGCGATACCTGCGATAACTTCAATTACTTCTGGCGCGACTTCAATCTTCCCTAATTCTTCTTTACCAACCGGTGTTGGTTGTACGAATGCTACTTGTTGTTTCTCAGCCATTTGCGATACATCCTCTCTTATGTAAACTAATGGATTTCTAACGCTTGTTACTTTAAATCCTTATGTTCAGTATACTACAATTATAGACTGGATGTAGAACCGTTACGCCACATTTTCTAAATTTGCACTGGTCATCCATTATTCCATGCATACTGACCGTCATTCGGATCAACTAGTTTAATTTCATGCAATTCACAGTAATGTTTTGCCACAAATAATATTTCCTGACGCACTTGCAGCATAATATTCGTATCATTCGTCTCGACAAAGTATCGGATGAGAATACGACAGCTTGTCGGCATCAGCTCATCCATCGCCACATGAATGATTTTTTTCGAGATTTTCGGATGCAATGATATTTGTTCACGTACCGATTCCAAAAACTTCACAATACTTTCCTCACTGTTTTCATTGGAAATATGCAGGAAATGCTCCACTTTTCTTTCTGTCCGATTCGACAAATTGTAAATCGGCCGATTGACCAAATACGAGTTCGGTACATAAACAGTCCCTTTATCGGCTGTTTGTATGACTGTACTGCGCAAATTAATATCCTGAATCGTCCCGTCGATTTTTTCATCACTCGACATGACCCAATCCCCGATTTGGAATGGTTTATCCAAGGCAACACTCATCCCGCCGAATATATGAGCGAGCGTGTCACGAATACCAAATGCAAGCGCTACACCTGTTAGTCCAATCGCAGTTAAAAACCCGTTTAAATTAAAGTTCCACAGTGACGCAATTGTAAACATCGCAATTACCATAACCGCAACTTTACTCATCCGTAAGAAAAACGGCGTTAAAATATCCTGATCTTTCCCTGTTTCAAATCGGTGCGGATTTTTCAAATAAAAACCGAGTACATCATACAGGGCTTTAAACGCAAAAAATACATACACCGAATCGATATAAATACCGAGTTTTGAATTATCAAATAGCCATACTTCCACTAAGAGAGATGCCGCCATCACAATCAGGCTGAAAATAATGGCATTCCGAATTGATGGGTACACACTTTTAGTAATGTCTCCAAAAACGGGATGATTCTTCTTATTGAACAAATCCGCGATTTTGAATAGCAGCGGCCGTATTATGAATCGAATGACGAGTAACCCAACGACAATTATTGCAGCAGCCGCCAGACCATCTGCTACAGTCGGTGCGGTCACAGACGGAATTAACCATTTTATCGATTCCCACATAACAATCACCTTCTTAAACCTTCTTTACAACTACAAGACAAAATCATACCATGTAAAGAAACGATTTACATCGAAAATCGTTCCACTGATAGTCAATTCGAATGGAGGGTTATTTATGACTGCACTTAACAATCAATTTCTGCTTTTAGAACAACAGCTCATGTGTTACAAAAAGGAAGACTTTATCAGCCTCCTGAGTGAGGATTTTCTAGAATACGGGTCATCCGGAGGCATTATGGATAAACCTTTCCTACTGAATGAAGTAACAGATCATGGTATTGAAGAATGTTTATTTACAGTT is from Solibacillus isronensis and encodes:
- a CDS encoding glycerol-3-phosphate dehydrogenase/oxidase; protein product: MGNFSANARERLKKTLIEDTFDLFVIGGGITGAGIALDAATRGLKVGLAEMQDFAEGTSSRSTKLVHGGLRYLKQFEIKEVAELGRERAIVYENGPHVTTPVWMLLPFHKGGTFGSFSTALGLKVYDILANVKKGERRFMLSADETIAREPLIKKDGLLGGGVYVEYRTDDARLTIEVMKAAVANGAIAMNHLKVVGIEANNVAFSKVTVEDQLTGEQYEIRAKKVVNAAGPWVDDVRKLDGELNNKHLILSKGVHLVFDEDDFPLQQAIYFDTEKDGRMIFAIPRDGKAYVGTTDTFYEGDPADIKVTKEDRQYIMDAIHYMFPQLQLTEDKIESAWAGVRPLIHEEGKGPSEISRKDEIWQSESGLITIAGGKLTGYRKMAEKIVDLVVKQLNDEYQMKYGKSITKNLPISGGETSGSKFFESFVEKRTEKGQDLGLTEEQSRYLAKFYGTNVDKVFDYIKQAKGNLPPIVYGQLYYAINEESACTPTDFFVRRTGALLFNINLVKQYKQLVIDEMSDYLNWTAEEKQQHTDQLEQELQDVTMT
- the tnpA gene encoding IS200/IS605 family transposase — protein: MDNKSLAHTTWNCKYHIVFAPKYRRRMIYGKIKADIGKILRQLCERKGVEIIEATACPDHIHMLVSIPPKLSVSAFVGYLKGKSSLMIFDRHANLKYKYGNRKFWCRGYYVDTVGRNRKVIQEYIKNQLQEDLLEDQMTMKEFIDPFTGEELNRRKK
- a CDS encoding Asp23/Gls24 family envelope stress response protein produces the protein MAEKQQVAFVQPTPVGKEELGKIEVAPEVIEVIAGIAATEVEGIAATRGNFASGVAERFGKKVHSKGIKSAMSEEGNIVIDVFCTVKYGYAIPKVAKEVQTTIRQAILNMTAIETSEVNIHITGIQFETSKDAE
- a CDS encoding mechanosensitive ion channel family protein, with product MWESIKWLIPSVTAPTVADGLAAAAIIVVGLLVIRFIIRPLLFKIADLFNKKNHPVFGDITKSVYPSIRNAIIFSLIVMAASLLVEVWLFDNSKLGIYIDSVYVFFAFKALYDVLGFYLKNPHRFETGKDQDILTPFFLRMSKVAVMVIAMFTIASLWNFNLNGFLTAIGLTGVALAFGIRDTLAHIFGGMSVALDKPFQIGDWVMSSDEKIDGTIQDINLRSTVIQTADKGTVYVPNSYLVNRPIYNLSNRTERKVEHFLHISNENSEESIVKFLESVREQISLHPKISKKIIHVAMDELMPTSCRILIRYFVETNDTNIMLQVRQEILFVAKHYCELHEIKLVDPNDGQYAWNNG
- a CDS encoding nuclear transport factor 2 family protein, whose translation is MTALNNQFLLLEQQLMCYKKEDFISLLSEDFLEYGSSGGIMDKPFLLNEVTDHGIEECLFTVADFQAISIADQIVQTRFVTTNRTNGNSQNRSSLWRNENGKWRMFFHQGTPIK